One Luteolibacter rhizosphaerae DNA segment encodes these proteins:
- a CDS encoding FG-GAP repeat protein, whose translation MTFANLRFRRLLLLGRKALLPVLLLLGMADFWNDSGSLSKSEHLPPSAHQPTPISLSDTAPARGSTTLSTPPTRGAGGELPGTSLEVALDRARREIGAPNEEESALRLNEGVTHFAWNPGQDFTARFLAAGSVRFDSGDKTGGWQVGFRYSGAGTTSAVAVEGTRAEFLHRDGVREWFDNGSSGIEHGFTLDRRPPQGARLEIALDGMIAVRESPDNTANLLLQDTHGNARLRYAGLKAWDADGKDLLAAMDATPMGLAITVDDRDARYPLTIDPLITVLSQELDPLITGSGSQYDFFGCSVAFDGDTALIGAPHDQSASGKSDSGNAYIFIRSGEGVDETWTLQGRLGTGGAAENDCYGAAVALQGDIAVIGVPNEGSRISLSPGTVRVWARSNGQWTEQTRIAQPTFHVPSSSSEGTLGWQLALSGETLALGIPRANVVEVYTRSGTQWSKEQRIHSPWMGATNFGSSVALEGNALAIGANGDTSEGRVYYYTRSSGIWSGAQIPLPPDLEKGDYFGSKVALSGDTILATAPGSGGVYALQKTGQNWDAGTKLTSSSLGVSAPNFGSTLAIDGDHALIGAARMDLSPFLQSSGKVFSARRVNGVWQLTGILANAGRQGFDKFGCSLAIRGTRALVGDMGRTTAGGMMTGDATFYHLANDIWNSGATVDLGDDGAGSRYGRAVAVDGDTLAFGAGAESNASGLRPEVVHIFTRVGTGWTHQARLEDPSPMEDPFLTTGFGSSLAISGGTLVAASPIRSNGTYPPAQDGSVYFYERSGAQWNLVSELPGIGQFGISLAAEGNTVAIGAPSFPLPGEPLKQGKVFIYTRGAASWTQTGELQATADAGYNNFGRSLALDGGTLLVGAPYSLGEEWDNTPHGAVVFFRNSGTEWEQETVIGNPLAEGFFGYSVDISGDHALVAVPGYEYASYLFLNRDGSTWTSGDLHYLEGFRSLTGNQVALDGHAAAISADNSTSAPGVCKLLEFAAGHWLPSRDLGTTGTAVAMDGNTLVVGDSLAQRSNPDMPDFSARTGHVWIFGLSGAEKFLLQSFDQNQDLLLSLDEWMAVYGTSAPETAAAVHGFIDADENGLLTEEELVKAASAAATPKDKTASAAVALMARLRTFVELDGSVSGGERDGIVNRAEIALMWKPGTTAKPIDAFWKRAQVPAGYDLRSWLLAKSLPSQTAYASARQTRSSRRALALRYDSNRDGLILYPEFINMLEAETGSTKKSSSLWKALTTPSGRTPTYEMSIDGFVEAPKFPKGLAGK comes from the coding sequence ATGACGTTCGCTAACCTCCGCTTCCGCCGCTTGCTCCTTCTCGGCAGGAAAGCGTTGCTTCCCGTCCTCCTGCTCCTCGGCATGGCAGACTTCTGGAATGACTCAGGCTCTCTATCGAAAAGCGAGCATTTGCCACCATCCGCGCATCAGCCCACGCCCATTTCTCTATCTGACACCGCACCCGCACGCGGCTCAACAACCCTATCCACCCCGCCAACCCGCGGCGCCGGTGGCGAGCTACCCGGCACCAGCTTGGAGGTGGCATTGGATCGAGCCCGCCGTGAAATCGGCGCCCCGAACGAGGAGGAATCGGCACTGCGGCTGAATGAAGGTGTCACGCATTTCGCTTGGAATCCCGGTCAGGACTTCACCGCACGCTTCCTTGCCGCGGGCAGTGTCCGCTTTGACTCTGGTGATAAAACCGGCGGATGGCAGGTCGGCTTCCGTTACTCCGGCGCGGGCACTACTTCCGCGGTCGCGGTGGAGGGCACACGTGCCGAGTTCCTCCATCGGGACGGCGTGCGCGAGTGGTTCGACAATGGCAGCTCCGGGATCGAGCATGGCTTCACGCTCGACCGCCGGCCGCCGCAGGGGGCGCGTCTTGAGATTGCGCTGGATGGCATGATCGCGGTGCGGGAGAGCCCGGACAATACCGCCAATCTGCTACTGCAGGATACGCACGGCAATGCCCGGCTCCGCTACGCCGGCCTTAAGGCATGGGATGCTGATGGTAAGGATCTGCTTGCAGCGATGGATGCCACTCCAATGGGACTCGCCATCACGGTGGATGACCGCGACGCTCGCTATCCGCTTACCATCGATCCCCTCATCACTGTACTGAGTCAGGAGTTGGACCCGCTAATAACCGGTTCCGGATCACAGTATGACTTCTTCGGCTGCAGTGTCGCATTCGACGGCGATACCGCCTTGATCGGCGCGCCTCACGATCAAAGCGCCTCGGGGAAATCCGACTCGGGGAATGCCTACATCTTCATCCGCAGCGGCGAGGGCGTGGACGAAACATGGACACTCCAAGGCCGGCTCGGGACGGGCGGTGCAGCCGAAAACGATTGCTACGGCGCTGCAGTGGCTCTGCAGGGAGACATTGCCGTGATTGGCGTGCCGAACGAAGGCTCGCGCATCAGTCTGTCCCCCGGGACCGTGCGGGTGTGGGCCCGCAGCAATGGCCAATGGACGGAGCAAACCAGAATTGCTCAGCCCACCTTCCATGTCCCGTCGTCGTCGAGTGAAGGCACTCTTGGCTGGCAACTGGCGCTAAGCGGTGAGACGCTGGCGCTTGGCATCCCACGGGCAAACGTGGTGGAAGTCTACACCCGCAGCGGAACCCAGTGGAGCAAGGAACAGCGGATCCACTCGCCGTGGATGGGTGCCACAAACTTCGGCTCCTCCGTGGCGTTGGAGGGCAACGCCCTCGCGATCGGTGCCAATGGCGACACGAGCGAGGGCCGCGTTTACTACTATACACGGAGTAGCGGCATCTGGAGTGGCGCGCAGATCCCCCTGCCTCCGGACCTCGAAAAGGGCGACTACTTCGGCAGCAAGGTCGCGCTATCCGGCGATACCATTCTCGCCACGGCCCCGGGCAGCGGAGGGGTTTATGCACTCCAGAAGACCGGCCAGAATTGGGATGCCGGCACGAAGCTCACCAGTAGCTCGCTGGGAGTGAGCGCACCCAACTTCGGTAGCACCTTGGCAATCGATGGAGATCACGCCTTGATCGGCGCGGCGAGAATGGACCTTTCTCCTTTTCTACAAAGCAGTGGAAAGGTTTTCTCCGCTCGGCGGGTCAACGGGGTTTGGCAGCTTACCGGCATCCTCGCGAATGCCGGTCGTCAAGGCTTCGATAAGTTCGGCTGCTCGCTGGCGATCCGCGGCACGCGCGCGCTGGTGGGTGATATGGGCCGCACCACCGCAGGCGGCATGATGACGGGAGACGCCACCTTCTATCACCTCGCAAACGACATCTGGAATTCCGGTGCCACTGTGGATCTCGGTGATGATGGCGCGGGTTCCAGATACGGTCGAGCCGTCGCGGTAGACGGGGATACCCTTGCCTTCGGTGCCGGTGCGGAGAGCAATGCGAGCGGGCTCCGTCCTGAAGTGGTTCACATTTTCACGCGTGTCGGCACGGGCTGGACCCATCAGGCCCGCCTTGAGGATCCCTCTCCTATGGAGGATCCCTTTCTCACCACAGGCTTCGGCTCATCCCTCGCAATCAGCGGCGGCACTTTGGTCGCGGCCTCGCCGATCCGCAGTAACGGCACTTACCCCCCCGCCCAGGACGGCTCCGTGTACTTTTACGAGCGCTCGGGAGCACAATGGAATCTTGTCTCCGAACTTCCGGGCATCGGGCAGTTCGGCATCTCTTTGGCAGCGGAGGGAAATACCGTCGCCATCGGTGCCCCCTCTTTCCCGCTCCCCGGCGAGCCCCTCAAACAAGGCAAGGTCTTTATTTACACGCGAGGGGCCGCTTCTTGGACACAGACCGGAGAACTGCAAGCCACTGCTGATGCTGGCTACAATAACTTCGGCCGCTCGCTTGCACTCGACGGCGGAACTTTGCTGGTGGGTGCTCCCTACTCCTTGGGAGAAGAGTGGGATAATACCCCCCACGGTGCCGTGGTGTTCTTCCGCAACAGCGGAACCGAGTGGGAGCAGGAAACGGTCATCGGCAATCCTCTTGCCGAGGGCTTCTTCGGCTATTCGGTGGATATCAGCGGCGACCACGCGCTGGTCGCCGTACCGGGATACGAATACGCCTCCTACCTGTTCCTCAACCGCGATGGAAGCACATGGACCAGCGGCGATTTGCACTATCTTGAAGGCTTCCGGAGCCTGACGGGAAATCAAGTGGCACTGGATGGCCATGCCGCGGCTATCTCGGCGGATAATAGCACCTCGGCCCCTGGCGTCTGCAAGCTGCTGGAGTTCGCCGCCGGCCATTGGTTGCCTTCCCGGGACCTCGGCACCACCGGGACAGCGGTGGCAATGGATGGAAATACGCTGGTTGTGGGTGACTCGCTGGCACAAAGATCAAATCCGGACATGCCGGATTTTTCCGCCCGAACCGGTCACGTTTGGATCTTCGGTCTATCCGGCGCGGAGAAGTTTTTGCTGCAAAGCTTCGATCAGAATCAGGATCTCCTGCTAAGCCTCGACGAATGGATGGCGGTCTACGGCACGTCCGCCCCGGAGACGGCTGCCGCAGTTCATGGCTTCATCGATGCCGATGAGAATGGACTGCTAACCGAGGAGGAGTTGGTGAAAGCAGCATCGGCTGCCGCCACTCCCAAGGACAAGACCGCCAGTGCCGCAGTCGCCCTGATGGCCCGCCTTCGCACCTTCGTGGAACTCGATGGCAGCGTGTCCGGCGGAGAAAGGGACGGCATCGTCAACCGCGCCGAAATCGCCTTGATGTGGAAGCCCGGCACCACGGCCAAGCCAATCGATGCCTTCTGGAAGCGGGCTCAGGTTCCGGCAGGCTATGACCTGCGGTCTTGGTTGTTGGCAAAGAGCCTGCCCTCGCAAACAGCCTATGCCAGCGCCCGGCAGACCCGAAGCAGCCGCCGCGCGCTCGCCCTGCGCTATGATAGCAATCGCGACGGATTGATACTGTATCCGGAGTTCATCAACATGCTCGAAGCGGAAACAGGGAGCACCAAGAAATCCTCATCTCTTTGGAAAGCACTTACGACTCCATCCGGGCGCACGCCGACCTACGAAATGAGCATCGATGGTTTCGTGGAAGCCCCTAAGTTCCCTAAAGGACTGGCTGGAAAGTAA
- a CDS encoding endonuclease/exonuclease/phosphatase family protein, with protein MKRVPWMRLLRGVALSGLILAWLGLACRGRDGSAIAATLYYGTPWLLRLLAGLLAVIVLRHWGFRLMAGTCLLLSVLEGWHSFRLDPVPSEMTGSVRASIYNAGRTLESDPATWSALAEADISAVVESGDFTEESWRGFLAAGSGMEWKTFGGTLLGVRGKILGHESLGIYNRYRCYRVRVSLPEHGEFMVIVVDVRSQPWLSRDQAMSGVLQAAGDDPKVVVLGDFNTPPESKWYERWQGKLALANNAPRRGFRETWAFGVPLLTLDQIWTGSGWHAQWVEHSRHGSDHSRVRVILKP; from the coding sequence ATGAAGCGGGTTCCGTGGATGCGGCTGTTACGCGGCGTGGCGCTGTCGGGCCTCATTCTGGCTTGGCTCGGGCTCGCATGCCGCGGGCGGGATGGCTCGGCGATCGCGGCGACCCTTTACTACGGCACGCCTTGGTTGCTGCGGTTGCTCGCCGGGCTGTTGGCGGTCATCGTCTTGAGGCATTGGGGGTTCCGTCTGATGGCGGGAACCTGCCTGCTTCTTTCGGTCTTGGAGGGCTGGCACTCCTTCCGTCTCGATCCGGTTCCCTCCGAGATGACGGGGTCCGTGCGGGCCTCGATCTACAATGCGGGCCGTACCTTGGAGAGCGATCCCGCGACTTGGTCCGCGCTGGCGGAGGCGGACATTAGCGCCGTGGTGGAGTCTGGTGATTTCACCGAAGAGTCATGGCGGGGTTTCCTGGCGGCCGGGTCCGGCATGGAGTGGAAGACTTTCGGCGGCACCCTGCTCGGGGTGCGCGGCAAAATCCTCGGGCATGAATCGCTCGGCATCTACAACCGCTACCGCTGCTACCGGGTTCGCGTGAGCCTGCCGGAGCACGGGGAGTTCATGGTGATCGTGGTGGACGTGCGATCGCAGCCGTGGCTTTCCCGGGATCAGGCGATGAGCGGTGTGCTCCAAGCCGCGGGTGACGATCCGAAGGTGGTCGTACTCGGTGATTTCAATACCCCGCCGGAATCGAAGTGGTACGAGCGTTGGCAGGGCAAGCTCGCCCTCGCGAACAATGCCCCGCGCCGGGGCTTCCGCGAGACTTGGGCCTTCGGTGTGCCGTTGCTCACGCTCGACCAGATCTGGACCGGCAGCGGCTGGCACGCGCAGTGGGTGGAGCATTCGCGCCATGGCTCGGACCACTCGCGAGTGAGGGTGATCTTGAAGCCTTGA
- a CDS encoding transcriptional regulator, giving the protein MIDFSKLDKTIHEKARLGIMTLLASRTNAWPFQDLKLELEMSDGNLITHLRTLEQAGYISGEKLTGDGRPQTLYILTKEGRKAFEDYLAILEQILNLGK; this is encoded by the coding sequence ATGATCGACTTTTCCAAGCTGGACAAGACCATCCACGAAAAGGCGCGGCTCGGCATCATGACCTTGCTCGCGTCGCGGACCAACGCGTGGCCGTTCCAGGATCTGAAGCTCGAGCTGGAGATGAGCGATGGCAACCTGATCACCCATCTGCGCACGCTGGAGCAGGCCGGCTACATCAGCGGGGAGAAGCTCACGGGCGATGGACGGCCGCAGACACTTTATATTCTCACGAAGGAAGGCCGGAAGGCTTTCGAGGACTATCTGGCGATCCTCGAGCAGATCCTGAATCTCGGGAAATGA
- the argJ gene encoding bifunctional glutamate N-acetyltransferase/amino-acid acetyltransferase ArgJ → MDFPVTRIKGGVGAPRGFRCSALSCGIKNPAAERLDLALIYSDHPCTSAGTFTTNRVKAAPVKLSQAHLRQGDLRAVIANSGNANACTGVQGINDAKLMCKGVAKPLGLKRAEIGVCSTGVIGLPMPMVRIEPRFEQLVEGLDSGKGTDFARAIITSDTHHKEVAISFDLGGHRVRIGGCVKGAGMISPSMATMLCFITTDANVPREALRKAVLEGVDESFNRITIDGDMSTNDTVLVLANGCSGMPPIRRGSALCKQFREALRWVMLELAQAIVRDGERVTKFVTVEVKGARTYADAKLVAEAVCKSALVKSSWNGGDPNWGRVLHAVGYSRARIREELVDIFYDGKPACLGGLQAPTAMDELREIAAKPEFRIEIHLNQGDADYIMYSSDLSPEYIDFNRSEYAYWKQARKDGLV, encoded by the coding sequence ATGGATTTTCCCGTCACCCGGATCAAAGGCGGCGTAGGAGCGCCGCGCGGCTTCCGATGCTCCGCGCTCTCCTGCGGCATCAAGAATCCCGCAGCCGAGCGGTTGGATCTCGCGCTGATCTATTCGGACCATCCGTGCACTTCCGCCGGCACCTTCACGACCAACCGCGTGAAGGCTGCTCCCGTGAAACTTTCGCAAGCCCATCTGCGCCAGGGAGACTTGCGCGCGGTGATCGCGAACAGCGGCAACGCGAACGCCTGCACCGGCGTTCAAGGGATCAATGACGCGAAGCTGATGTGCAAGGGCGTGGCCAAGCCGCTCGGCCTGAAGCGTGCGGAGATCGGGGTTTGCTCCACCGGCGTGATCGGGCTGCCGATGCCGATGGTCCGCATAGAACCGCGCTTCGAGCAACTCGTTGAAGGCCTCGATTCCGGCAAGGGAACCGATTTCGCCAGAGCTATCATCACCAGCGACACCCACCACAAGGAGGTTGCGATCTCTTTCGATCTCGGCGGGCATCGTGTCCGCATCGGTGGCTGCGTGAAGGGAGCCGGCATGATTTCACCGAGCATGGCGACCATGCTCTGCTTCATCACCACGGATGCGAATGTGCCGCGCGAGGCCCTGCGCAAGGCGGTGCTGGAAGGTGTGGATGAAAGCTTCAACCGTATCACGATCGACGGCGACATGAGCACGAACGACACCGTGCTCGTGCTTGCGAACGGCTGCTCCGGCATGCCTCCGATCCGCCGCGGCAGTGCCCTCTGCAAGCAGTTCCGCGAGGCGCTGCGCTGGGTGATGCTGGAGCTCGCCCAAGCGATCGTGCGCGACGGCGAGCGGGTCACGAAGTTCGTCACCGTGGAGGTGAAAGGTGCGCGCACTTATGCCGATGCCAAGCTGGTCGCGGAAGCGGTATGCAAGTCCGCGCTGGTGAAGTCTTCGTGGAATGGCGGGGATCCGAATTGGGGTCGGGTGCTTCACGCGGTCGGCTATTCCCGGGCCCGCATCCGTGAGGAGCTGGTGGACATTTTCTACGATGGCAAGCCGGCCTGTCTCGGCGGGTTGCAGGCGCCGACGGCGATGGACGAGTTGCGGGAGATCGCGGCGAAGCCGGAGTTCCGGATCGAGATCCACCTCAATCAGGGGGATGCGGACTACATCATGTACTCCAGCGACCTCTCGCCGGAGTATATCGATTTCAACCGCTCCGAGTACGCTTACTGGAAGCAGGCGCGGAAGGACGGGTTGGTATGA
- the argC gene encoding N-acetyl-gamma-glutamyl-phosphate reductase has protein sequence MQRIKTAIVGASGYTGQELLRLLLVHPNVDLVAATSRQEAGKPLSAVFPRFRKLPGADLAFIEPDPDAIAATGAQAAFLALPHGVAAEIASALLQRGLKVIDLSADFRLRDAAVYQEFYDHPHPAPALLDQAVYGLPEIRAEEIKAASLIASPGCYPTSILLPLIPLVKAGLLDPDTIVANSMSGVSGAGRKADISLLFCECNESARAYGLPKHRHLSEIEQELSLAAGGKVIITFIPHLIPVNSGIATTTTAKIRAGVSLEAIGQALEAAYADAPFVRLLGAGICADTKNVTRTNFIDIGWHLDARTGRVILTSAEDNLGKGAGSQAVQSFNLIFGLGETAGLQTA, from the coding sequence ATGCAGCGGATCAAAACAGCCATTGTGGGGGCGAGCGGATACACCGGCCAGGAATTGCTGCGCCTCCTCCTCGTCCATCCGAATGTCGACCTGGTCGCCGCGACCTCCCGCCAAGAGGCCGGGAAGCCGCTTTCCGCCGTTTTCCCACGATTCCGCAAGCTCCCCGGTGCCGACCTCGCCTTCATCGAGCCGGATCCCGATGCCATCGCCGCGACCGGTGCGCAGGCCGCCTTCCTCGCGCTCCCGCACGGGGTGGCGGCGGAAATCGCCAGCGCCCTGCTCCAGCGCGGCCTGAAGGTTATCGACCTGAGCGCGGACTTCCGCCTCCGGGATGCCGCCGTCTACCAAGAATTCTACGATCACCCGCACCCTGCACCCGCGCTATTGGATCAGGCTGTCTACGGTCTGCCGGAGATCCGTGCTGAGGAAATCAAGGCCGCCAGCCTCATCGCCTCGCCGGGTTGCTATCCCACCAGCATCCTCCTGCCTCTCATCCCGCTGGTGAAAGCCGGCCTGCTGGATCCAGACACCATCGTCGCGAACTCGATGAGCGGCGTGAGCGGTGCCGGGCGGAAAGCGGATATTTCCCTGCTCTTCTGCGAGTGCAACGAAAGCGCCCGCGCCTACGGCTTGCCGAAGCACCGCCATCTCTCGGAGATCGAGCAGGAGCTCTCCCTGGCGGCGGGCGGCAAGGTTATCATCACCTTCATCCCGCACCTCATTCCGGTGAATTCCGGGATCGCCACCACCACCACGGCCAAGATTCGCGCCGGTGTCTCGCTGGAAGCCATCGGCCAGGCACTGGAAGCCGCTTATGCGGATGCTCCTTTCGTCCGCCTTCTCGGTGCAGGCATTTGTGCGGACACGAAAAATGTCACCCGCACCAACTTTATCGACATCGGCTGGCACCTCGATGCCCGCACCGGCAGGGTTATCCTAACCAGCGCGGAAGATAACCTCGGGAAGGGCGCCGGCTCGCAGGCGGTACAGTCATTCAACCTCATCTTCGGCCTCGGCGAGACAGCCGGGTTGCAAACGGCCTGA